The genome window AATATAAGACCACTttaaaaacaactaagaagattGGTCtgaaaaatgccaaattcTCAAATTAACaccaaaaattctaaataacaaaaatctttacaaaaataaaataataatcaaataaaatatacagtttttaaatatattttttaagtaagaGCAAcgcaaaatttatattcagtaagttgttaaaaattttttgggaaaaatgttgtattgaaataaaataataaataaaatatactgttttcgaatatatttctttattttaaagcaACGCAAAATATATGCTTGGTaagttattaattttttttttttaagttcaaCGTCACTTTGGAATTTGTGTGATTATATTAGTACATACTAATTTTACTGGCTAATCAtaatcaataacaaaaatgtaaaacgtaaaagaacaaaaatatatacaaattattacgTCCCTTTCTTTCCGGGAATTTTTATATGGAACTTAGGGAAGACATTTTGATGTTAAAGTCAAAATTtaactaaagaaaaaaaacaacattaaatCCTAATTGAACATTATCACTCATTTATAATACCTATTTACCTACTCATAAGTAGAACgtataaaacaattaaatgaatCGACGACGCGTGAAATTGTGAAACACTTGTACAAATTGtgaatcaaaaaaatcaaaacagaaaaacaattaaacaatttccCCCGAATGGCACTTTGCCAAATTATGCTCTGCACTCTTTGTCGCTTTCCGTTTTCTATTTTCCGTTCTCTATACTCTTTGCTCTTTGTTTTCTATTCTCTATTCTCTGTGTTTCTGCCTTGCCGCCCCTCAAGCGCTTTCAAGGTGATGTTGCACATTGTTTATGCAGTCGGTCGGTCACTCACCAAATGGGTATGACGACAGCTCCCGCCGATTCCAATTGTTTTACGTATGAGACCGGCAAGTAGCTATGCCACATTCCAGTGCCCAAATGCTTTTCCAAACATTTCGCCATATCCATGCACATGATACCAATGTACCTTCCCCTCTCCATTGGATTCACCTGCATTGCAAATAATTAGTGCACTAAATACTGATGCGTTCACTTCAACTCTCGTTGAGCGCTGTTCAAAGAGTACTCAACTCAGTACctgaattttgatttatatagtaaatttCGCAAACAGACGGAGACAAAGAGAAGGGTCggaaaacagagagagaaatgttTTCCTTTGcttgattttgaatttagtcaCATAACAAACTTATATACATGACCGCAAAATGTTTtgataattttgaaataatttacaaatgtttttcactaaataaaaatgttcagCATATTACCATATGCCAAGAAGACATTCGCCTACTTTGACTCATTCCCTTgcttatcaatttatttttttaataagcattttaatttgctcTGTCGGTTTTTCGTAAAGGAGTCAATAAACGGTTTTCTCATGATAAGAGCTTTTTATCATAATTCGTACTAAGCGAATTGTGAAACactcttttgttttgcattctATCGATGCATTACGATAGatgatgaaattaatataaaacaaagaaaaagtataaagaatgattaaaaaagaagtaagaaagctacattcgagtgtactcgactgtgaaacacccgttacccattttcaataaaactataacctacaaaaatatcaaaaatataccgctcgactgtaagatatcCTCAAgcgaatttaaattaaagatattaatttttaaatatgcaaaattaagatacaagaaaaatactaaaaatataccaaatgtattattttaattaatatatcaaataaatactaaaaatataccagatgttttatttggtaattgatatactacattcaaaatataccacagagtgaaaaatataccaaattgtcagccgAAATAACtgcaatttttgcaattttttttgtgatcgcaaccaaattttgagaaatcataaaaactatttattgtATGTGCTAATCCTCAAGACTGGATTCAATATTACGCTTGATATTCAACTTTCATTGATTTTTCAGGGGCGAAAGTGAGCTAGGCAAAATATTGTAACAAACTTTATCTGGTGTTCATACaggcagacaaacagacagacggtCATGAGTTTATCGACTTGGCTTTTAATGCCACCTATGGGTGGCGAGTATAAAAagcttaaataatattatgcaTGAATAATATGGATAAGCAAGattaatttatatgaattgtttatttttaaatagcgGATAAGGCAAACGAGGGGCGGctgtttaaaattaatgtattttttaaaattattttaactcTCTTTGTTACAGAAGCCAATTACTTATCATGCCACCCTCGTATGCCTAGATACATTCTACTTTACGAGGTCGTTGATGCCGTCTTATGTCTGTTATCAACTTGCAATATCCCCGTCTGTAAACTCATAAGCTCGTAAGTTAATCGTATATCTCTTTACGGTAACGGTTTAATGCAACCATTTAAACATTCATCtaagtaaaacaaatgcatttcataGCTATACTAAAtctacaaattgaaaacaagtGCAAATCATATACTTACCAGATGGGCACAACAAGTGCTCCCGCGGATTGCAGATATTTGACATATGAGGCAGCAATGTAGCTATAACATGGCTGATCTTCGTAAATCTTGCCCAACGGTTGGGCCAAGTCTATGCAAATGATGCCCACAGCGGGAATGCATATCGATTTATCAGACGCTGCGCGTGCTGCCATTTAGACTAGTAGTGTACAACTGACTGAAAAATAAGTTCtcaaaaatgcacaaaattttAGAGAGAAGACAAGTCGCATCTTGCACCCTCCCCCACGCGGACATGtactctcacacacatacacaactaTGCATACCGATTTTccgagagcgagagacaacTTGCAGAAAGTACAAAAGgtgctgcatactttcaggagTCAATAAAATGTTAAGCTCCTTTGACAGTAGAATAGAAAGAATAGATAAGACTTAAGAGACTTAAACCAAAAAGTTGTATTACAATTTGTcggcttatttatttaaaacaatattctcTTAACTTTTTTATCGATATTAATGTGCagaaacatttatttgaattccATTAGGTCAAGTCTAGAAATTACTTTGATAGCTTTGACTAGGATACCAAATTTACTGTCGAAACTACTTTAATGATGTGGAATCCTTACCCAATGCAAAGAAATACTAgtgaaatagtttttaatttatattttcgttttataataaatgtaaaaagtttattattataaatgcaatttcattatttatttgtatttatttaatatcaaaCTTGTCGAACTGACGATATCTCAAATGCTCAGAAAATGAATTTAAgcaattttgtaataaaatggttaacatttttgaatgtccatttgaaaaatgtttatttgccCCATTGTGGTTAATCAAAACAGCGAGACATTAACGAGAGATTCAAGATTAGATTAGGCTCAAGAACTGAacactatactatataaaaacaagtgtTCGAAATATACTGCATATTAAAAGCTATAgccatatttatttataaacgtacaaaaaaaaaataaacaaaaagtgtacaaaacaaaaaagtaaataaaaaaaaacaataaaaatgaatatgtcGGAGAGAAATTCGGGGAAGCACCCAATTAAAGGGAATTGTGAGCAAGGCATATCAGCAGAGACAGTGGCTGTTTCTGCTAGTGAGTGAGATTCGTTAACGAACGCAGGCAGATTGAAAAAAGAGATTATAGAGACTCAACTTAAGTGATTATGAGAGATCAGCGTCGTATCGATTGAGTTGAGTCAGTCGATGCTTGATAGCGAACGTGAACGGAACTTGCTGTGCTGGCAAGACAGTCGTTAAGACATTGAAAGGATGGATAACGCACACATTTCTCCGACATATTTCAGGTATGCTGGGTGACAACGAACGCACTCAAAGCAATGGTTATCACAAAACCAAATCCAAAGGAATTCTTTTCGGCCCCGGCGGCAGCGGGATAGGGATGAGGCAAAGGATAAAGACTGTCATCATCACCAAAATCACTAACTACATCAAAATTGAACACATATTGCTGAGTATAACTCGACCCGACGAGCGAAGTATACTTTGGATTATAGTTGTAGATCAGTGATCTCTTCTGCTCTGTAGCATTTGCAAACACATGTGGACACTGACGCGCTTGGTTCACaaagaaatttgcaaaatactGGGAAGCGAGGACCGCAGACTTCGTGTGCGGCATTTTAGTGCCTACGAACTCGTAAAGCGGAATCTCCGGATGGAATTGCACGCCATAGAACGGATACTTCAAGTGCTCAATAGTGGACACAAACTCATAGCCCTGTAGATCATGATTAAGGGACATTATGCGCCAATTATCCTTCAGAGCGGGTTCTTCAAAACTGGCAACCGTGTAGCAAAAACGATGATAGTTGTAGGTGATATTATCGTTGGCCAGCGCTGCAATTACCTCATCACTAGCGCCCGCAAAAAGTCGACTCGAATTGTAGTCTACAAGCGCAATAAAAGTTAATCCACAATTGGAGCCATAATTAGCAATCAGTAATCTAATCTCTCAGTGACTTACCTGCTTGAAATTCCAACGGCAGAGCTTGTCCAGCTGAGTTGCAATCGCTGCGCGTCTCGCTGCCGTTGGCTACTTTGAGAACCATCAATTCCATGCCCAGACAGGTGCCCCACACTGGGAAGTAGGTGCCATTATCGTTGATCTGCTTGGCAATCCTTATCAGATGCTCGCCTGCATCACCATAACCGAGGGTCTCATTAAACCAGGTCGCTCCACCAGGCAACAGCACACTAAAAACATAAatcgtttatttttagttcAATCTGAATGATAGTGATTAATagtgatttatttataacgataatgattcaattgaaataaaaataaatattttttatgaccaatatcagtatatttcagcaacaaaaaaataaaaatttaaagaatttaatacaGTTTGGAACATTATCagtatttttgatttgtaaataaatttgaaaataattattatcatCGATTTCCTAACTTACCCTTGGAGGTTTTGCAGCAGTTTCTCATAGTAGCTCTGATTGCGGCCGATCCTAAGGAAAGTGAAcggaaataaataataacatattAGCAAAAGTGGCAATGATTTAAAGCCCCGCTATGATAAAGCTGCACGTAACTGATTATCAACTGTCAGCGTCGTCGTGTCTCAATCTTAATTTCAATCTCAATTTCTAAATCGAATTCGCAATCGAAAATCAACTTACCAAATTGGCACCACTCTGCCTCCCGCACCTTCAATGAACTTCACATACGACGCCGCAATATAACTGGTTGCATTATAAGTTGTGGCTGAT of Drosophila nasuta strain 15112-1781.00 chromosome 3, ASM2355853v1, whole genome shotgun sequence contains these proteins:
- the LOC132789405 gene encoding gamma-glutamyl hydrolase-like, producing MLMAVYRPSLGVLAQELYPVSLSATTYNATSYIAASYVKFIEGAGGRVVPIWIGRNQSYYEKLLQNLQGVLLPGGATWFNETLGYGDAGEHLIRIAKQINDNGTYFPVWGTCLGMELMVLKVANGSETRSDCNSAGQALPLEFQADYNSSRLFAGASDEVIAALANDNITYNYHRFCYTVASFEEPALKDNWRIMSLNHDLQGYEFVSTIEHLKYPFYGVQFHPEIPLYEFVGTKMPHTKSAVLASQYFANFFVNQARQCPHVFANATEQKRSLIYNYNPKYTSLVGSSYTQQYVFNFDVVSDFGDDDSLYPLPHPYPAAAGAEKNSFGFGFVITIALSAFVVTQHT